A DNA window from Zingiber officinale cultivar Zhangliang chromosome 3A, Zo_v1.1, whole genome shotgun sequence contains the following coding sequences:
- the LOC122050759 gene encoding protein NRT1/ PTR FAMILY 8.1-like, which yields MEDYADKYTKDGTTDLHGHPSLKKDTGNWRACPYILANECCERLAYYGMSTNLVNYMKDRLNQGNASAANNVSNWSGTCYITPLLGAFIADAYLGRYWTISSFMIVYILGLVLLTMTASVKGLAADCSSGVCDPTKAQTAAVFVALYLIALGTGGIKPCVSSFGADQFDESDESERKKKSSFFNWFYFTINIGALIASSVLVWIQMNVGWGWGFGIPAVAMAIAVVSFFLGTRLYRHQKPGGSPLTRIAQIVVASARKASVKVPDDKSLLYEITDKDSVIQGSRKLKHTAQLTFFDKATVETEEDRNNGSVNPWRLCTVTQVEELKSVLRLLPIWASGIIFATVYGQMSTMFVLQGNTLDPHMGPHFKIPSASLSIFDTISVIVWVPVYDFIIIPIARKFTGRERGFTQLTRMGIGLFISIFSMLAAGVLEVFRLRTVAKHNLYDDQDSYVPMSIFCQVPQYLVIGAAEVFTFIGQLEFFYDQAPDAMRSMCSALSLTTVALGNYLSTLLVDIVTSITVKNGKLGWIPDNLNRGHLDYFFWLLAILSVLNFLVYLVIAKFYTYKNTIEDENSTGDATEA from the exons ATGGAAGACTACGCAGATAAGTACACGAAAGATGGGACAACAGATCTCCATGGCCATCCGTCCCTGAAAAAAGACACTGGGAATTGGAGGGCTTGTCCTTATATTCTTG CAAATGAATGCTGTGAGAGGCTGGCATACTATGGAATGAGTACCAACCTAGTAAACTACATGAAAGATCGGCTCAACCAAGGGAATGCTAGTGCTGCAAACAATGTCTCTAACTGGTCAGGTACATGCTATATTACGCCTCTTCTCGGGGCATTTATAGCTGATGCCTACCTGGGAAGATATTGGACAATTTCCAGCTTCATGATCGTTTATATATTG GGTTTGGTGCTACTGACGATGACAGCATCAGTCAAAGGTCTGGCAGCTGATTGCAGTAGTGGTGTCTGTGATCCAACGAAAGCACAAACTGCAGCAGTCTTTGTAGCACTTTATCTCATTGCCCTGGGGACGGGAGGGATCAAACCGTGCGTGTCTTCCTTCGGCGCTGACCAGTTTGACGAATCTGATGAatcagaaaggaagaagaagagctcatTCTTCAACTGGTTCTACTTCACCATTAACATAGGAGCACTGATTGCTTCTTCGGTACTGGTTTGGATTCAGATGAATGTGGGATGGGGGTGGGGTTTTGGAATCCCAGCAGTGGCAATGGCCATTGCAGTTGTAAGCTTCTTCTTGGGCACAAGATTGTATAGGCACCAGAAACCCGGAGGAAGCCCTCTTACACGCATTGCTCAGATTGTTGTTGCATCTGCGAGGAAGGCCAGTGTGAAGGTACCTGATGACAAGTCACTTTTATATGAAATTACAGACAAAGACTCAGTCATTCAAGGTAGCCGCAAGCTTAAGCACACAGCCCAATTAAC GTTCTTCGACAAGGCTACAGTAGAGACTGAAGAAGACAGGAACAATGGTTCAGTGAATCCATGGAGGCTTTGCACGGTCACCCAAGTGGAGGAGCTAAAGAGTGTTTTGCGGCTTCTTCCTATATGGGCAAGCGGCATTATATTCGCAACTGTCTATGGCCAGATGAGCACCATGTTCGTGCTACAAGGCAACACTCTGGATCCCCATATGGGTCCCCACTTCAAGATACCATCAGCTTCCCTCTCTATCTTCGACACCATCAGTGTAATTGTGTGGGTTCCGGTCTACGATTTCATCATCATACCAATTGCGCGGAAATTCACTGGTCGAGAGCGTGGCTTCACCCAGCTGACACGCATGGGCATCGGCCTCTTCATCTCCATCTTCTCCATGTTGGCCGCTGGCGTTCTAGAGGTTTTCAGGCTGCGAACTGTGGCAAAACACAACTTATATGACGACCAAGATAGCTATGTTCCCATGTCTATTTTCTGTCAGGTGCCTCAGTACTTGGTCATAGGGGCGGCCGAAGTGTTCACCTTCATTGGGCAGCTGGAGTTCTTCTATGATCAAGCACCTGATGCGATGAGGAGCATGTGCTCAGCCCTGTCTCTTACCACCGTGGCTCTTGGCAACTACCTGAGCACCTTGCTCGTTGATATTGTCACATCCATTACCGTAAAGAATGGAAAACTGGGATGGATTCCTGACAATCTTAATCGCGGCCACCTGGACTACTTCTTCTGGCTCTTGGCAATTCTCAGTGTTCTGAACTTCCTTGTGTATCTAGTGATCGCAAAGTTCTATACCTACAAGAACACAATAGAGGATGAGAATTCGACAGGTGATGCTACTGAGGCATGA